TAGATGTAGATATCTGTAAATAATACAAAAAGCTCCGCATTGTTTATCATACAATGGCGGAGCTTTTAATACTCATCCTTCTTTTTTTGCGGGAAGGTGCGAAGAAAATCTTTATTAAAACTTGTTCCCGTTCCAACGTTATCAGCATTGTTGACCTTTCGTGTGCCGGCATTTTCAATGATATTTTTCCCATATTTATCACGTAAAGTGGAAAGTGTTTTAAGTAACGGCTCTTTTTTTGCATCTTTTTCAAATGAAAATAAATCTAGCTGTTTAAAGGCAAGATCATGTTCCACTAAATCATAGCCTGTTATTCCTAATAAACGGACAGGGTTTCCGTTCCACTCCTTGATAAAAATCTGCTTTGACATAGAAGCAATGTCTTCTTTTTGCTGAATAGGATTGGTAAGTTTTTTACTGCGGGTAATGGTTTTTCGATCTTTAAAACGGATCGTAATCCCTAATGTTGTTGCAAGTACATTTTTTCGTTTTAGCCTTACAGAAACGGTTTCAGCCAACAATTCCAATACTCGAAATAACTCTTGTTGGTTGCTTGTATCTTTAGGCAGCGTCGTTGAATTTCCAATACTTTTGAAATCAGAAACCGATTCAGGATCTACAGCTCTATTATCGATTCCATTTGCCCTATCCTTTATGCGGATTCCATTAATACCGAGCAGTGATTTTAACTGAATCTCATTGCCAGAGGCTAATTCTCCAATGGTATGAATGCCAATGGTTGTTAACTTTTCAGCAGTCTTTTTCCCAACACCATGCATCTCACTCGTATTTAGCGGCCACAGAACAGAAGGGATATCACGCTTGCGAAGAATTGTTATGCCCATCGGTTTTTTCATATCTGAAGCAGTCTTTGCCAAAAATTTATTGGGTGCAATTCCAATGCTGCAGGGCAAATCTAGCTGTTCGAGAACTCTTTTTTGAATACTTTGGGCGATTTCAATGGGACTGCCGAGTTCAAAGGAATCAGTTATATCTAGATATCCCTCATCAATGGATACGGGTTCGACCAGTTCGGTATAATTCCTGAGAATCTCAAACATGGCGATTGACGCCGTCCGGTAACGGTCAAAATTAGGCTTTCTTATAATTAACAGAGGACACAGCTTCTTGGCTTCCCACAGCGGCATGGTCGTTTTGACTCCAAATTTTCTTGCTTCATAGCTGCAGGTAATAATTATTCCCCGTCGTTCCTCCACATTTCCGGCAATGGCAACCGGCTTACCCTTTAGTTCGGGGTCATAAGCCATCTCCACCGAAGCATAAAAGCTATTCATATCAACATGTAATATGACTCTACCCTTTTTCGGATACATTTCTTTCACGGCTGACACTTCTCCCTAAATTTTGCTAGCTCTAGTATAGCAAAAGGAGAACCAGTAGGCTCTCCTCGTAATATGATTATTGATTAGAAACTTCTTCGATAATCGCGATAGTCATTTCTGCCAGCTTGTATAATTCTTCAATCGGCATACGTTCATTTGTAGTATGGATATCTTCATAACCCACTGCTAGGTTAACTGTCGGAATGTTGAAGCCCGCAATGACGTTTGCATCGCTTCCGCCGCCGCTATGCTGTAATTCACAGCTGCGGCCAATTTTCGCTGCCGCTTTACGTGCGATTTCAACTACTTGATCGCCTTCGCCAAATTTAAATCCTGGGTACATAACCTCGACTTCAACTTCTGCTTTGCCACCCATTTCAGCAGCTACTGTTTCAAAAGCTACTTTCATTTTAGCAGCTTGTGCCTCCATTTTTTCAGCAATGAGTGAACGGGCTTCTGCTAGAATATCCACACGGTCACAAACGATATTCGTTTGTGTGCCACCTTCGAAGCGGCCGATGTTTGCTGTGGTTTCGGAGTCTATTCTGCCTAATGGCATTCTTGCAATCGATTTTGCTGCAATCGTAATCGCTGAGACTCCTTTTTCTGGTGCAACACCCGCATGAGCGGTTTTTCCGTAAATTACTGCTTTAATTTTAGCTTGGGTCGGAGCGGCAACCACGATATTTCCTACTAAACCATCACTGTCTAATGCATAGCCATACTTTGCCTTCAATAAGGAGGAATCTAGTGCTTTCGCACCTACAAGCCCAGATTCTTCACCGACAGTAATGACAAATTGAATTTGACCATGAGGAATATTTTGTTCCTTTAATACACGAATGGTTTCAAGCATAACAGATAATCCAGTTTTATCATCAGCACCTAAAATCGTTGTTCCATCCGTAACCACATAGCCGTCCTTAATGGATGGCTTAACACCTCGTGCCGGAACGACTGTATCCATATGAGAAGTGAAATAAATAGGATCTACGCCTTCTTTAGTCGCAGCAAGGGTACAAACTAAGTTTCCTGCTCCATGACCTGTTACAGCCGTTGTATCGTCTTCAAACACATCAAGACCTAAATCGGTAAACTTTTGTTTTAGCACTTTCGCAATTTCTGTTTCGAATTTTGTTTCTGAATCAATTTGGACAAGTTCCAAAAATTCATTCAAAAGACGTTCATGATTAATCATCTGAATATAACCCTCCGTTTTATGTACTCACCACTACTAGAGTATACTCCTTCATAAACCTGTCTTCAAATGATTGCTTTAAAGTGGAATATTGCCGTGTTTCTTGAATGGTCTGGATTCTTTTTTATTACGAAGCATTTCTAATGCTTGAATAATTTTTATTCTCGTTTCCCGCGGGTCAATGACATCATCGACCATCCCTCTGCTGGCAGCTACATATGGATTTGCAAACTTTTCTCGATATTCTTCAATCTTTTGCTGCCTTACTTGTTCAGGATTATCACTATTTTGGATTTCTTTCGCAAAAATGATATTGGCAGCACCCTGTGGACCCATTACGGCAATTTCTGCATTTGGCCAAGCATAGACTAAATCTGCTCCAATAGATTTACTATTAAGTGCTACATATGCCCCGCCGTAAGCCTTTCTTAAAATTACCGTCAGCTTTGGAACAGTGGCTTCTGAATAAGCAAATAATATTTTCGCACCATGGCGAATAATCCCCCCATGCTCCTGTTTAACTCCAGGAAAGAAACCTGTTACATCCTCAAATGTAATAATCGGGATATTAAACGAATCACAGGTACGAATAAATCTTGCGGCTTTATCGGATGAATTAATATCAAGACCGCCCGCCATCACTTTTGGCTGGTTGCAAACAAGTCCTACACTCTCGCCTTTAATTCGCGCAAAACCTACGACGATATTTTTCGCAAAGTTTTTTTGAATTTCCATAAAGGAGTCTGCATCACAAACTTGTTCAATTACCTTGCGGACATCATATGGACGGATAGCGTCGAATGGAATAACATCTGTTAAATCAGGACGATAATCATTTTCCTCTTCAACTTCTAATCTTGGAGGTTTTTCTTCATTATTTTGCGGCAGATAGCTTAGAAGTTTACGAACCTCTTCTAAGACTTCCTGCTCAGAAGGAGATTCAAAATGAGCATTTCCACTAATACTATTATGAACATGTGCTCCTCCAAGATCCTCTGCAGAAATTTTCTCACCCGTTACGGTTTCAATTACTTTTGGACCCGTAATAAACATTTGACTTGTTTTTTCAACCATAAAAACAAAATCGGTAATGGCAGGTGAATAAACCGCTCCTCCGGCACATGGACCCATTATGACGGATATTTGCGGAATTACCCCTGAATAAATCGCATTTCGATAAAAAATATGTCCGTAACCATCCAGCGAGACAACA
This Neobacillus sp. YX16 DNA region includes the following protein-coding sequences:
- a CDS encoding DNA polymerase IV; this encodes MKEMYPKKGRVILHVDMNSFYASVEMAYDPELKGKPVAIAGNVEERRGIIITCSYEARKFGVKTTMPLWEAKKLCPLLIIRKPNFDRYRTASIAMFEILRNYTELVEPVSIDEGYLDITDSFELGSPIEIAQSIQKRVLEQLDLPCSIGIAPNKFLAKTASDMKKPMGITILRKRDIPSVLWPLNTSEMHGVGKKTAEKLTTIGIHTIGELASGNEIQLKSLLGINGIRIKDRANGIDNRAVDPESVSDFKSIGNSTTLPKDTSNQQELFRVLELLAETVSVRLKRKNVLATTLGITIRFKDRKTITRSKKLTNPIQQKEDIASMSKQIFIKEWNGNPVRLLGITGYDLVEHDLAFKQLDLFSFEKDAKKEPLLKTLSTLRDKYGKNIIENAGTRKVNNADNVGTGTSFNKDFLRTFPQKKKDEY
- a CDS encoding acyl-CoA carboxylase subunit beta, with amino-acid sequence MIDIYEKINELYDKRREVELGGGDERIDKQHEKGKLTARERIELLVDKGSFVELSPFIEHRTNDFGLDEQKGPGDGVVTGYGKVNGRPIYLFSQDFTVFGGALGEMHAKKIATVMDLAAKNGTPFVGLNDSGGARIQEGVVSLDGYGHIFYRNAIYSGVIPQISVIMGPCAGGAVYSPAITDFVFMVEKTSQMFITGPKVIETVTGEKISAEDLGGAHVHNSISGNAHFESPSEQEVLEEVRKLLSYLPQNNEEKPPRLEVEEENDYRPDLTDVIPFDAIRPYDVRKVIEQVCDADSFMEIQKNFAKNIVVGFARIKGESVGLVCNQPKVMAGGLDINSSDKAARFIRTCDSFNIPIITFEDVTGFFPGVKQEHGGIIRHGAKILFAYSEATVPKLTVILRKAYGGAYVALNSKSIGADLVYAWPNAEIAVMGPQGAANIIFAKEIQNSDNPEQVRQQKIEEYREKFANPYVAASRGMVDDVIDPRETRIKIIQALEMLRNKKESRPFKKHGNIPL
- a CDS encoding tripeptidase T, whose protein sequence is MINHERLLNEFLELVQIDSETKFETEIAKVLKQKFTDLGLDVFEDDTTAVTGHGAGNLVCTLAATKEGVDPIYFTSHMDTVVPARGVKPSIKDGYVVTDGTTILGADDKTGLSVMLETIRVLKEQNIPHGQIQFVITVGEESGLVGAKALDSSLLKAKYGYALDSDGLVGNIVVAAPTQAKIKAVIYGKTAHAGVAPEKGVSAITIAAKSIARMPLGRIDSETTANIGRFEGGTQTNIVCDRVDILAEARSLIAEKMEAQAAKMKVAFETVAAEMGGKAEVEVEVMYPGFKFGEGDQVVEIARKAAAKIGRSCELQHSGGGSDANVIAGFNIPTVNLAVGYEDIHTTNERMPIEELYKLAEMTIAIIEEVSNQ